Sequence from the Flavobacterium sp. TR2 genome:
TTTAGTGTGCTCATCAACAAGCATTTTACCAAATTTTTTCACCTCTGGGTTTGTGCCTTTTGTTTGTGCCAGTTTACCAATTTCGATTTCAGCTAAGTTAACTTCTGCCTGATCTACTAAAAACTGAGAATCATCTTCTTTGCTGTCAATAGAATCAAATTTTGTTTCGTTTGCATCTTCAGCAACCTCTTTTGGATCTTCTTGTTTGGTTTCGTTTTTACAAGATTGAAGGAATATAATGATAAGTCCTGCTCCTAAAATGGCTTTTCCGGCTAATAATAACTTTTTCATGATTTTAATAGTTTAAATGTTATGATGTAAAATTATTGAGAAGTTAAAGGAATGCCTTACAGGATTTTTAGAGATTGTTATAGGATTAAGATGTAAATTTTTATATTAGCCTAAAATCAATTTATGGAAAAAGATTTTATTTATGGCATGAAAGTTTCATTAGATGATGAATTTGGTATTGTTATAAAAGATAAAGTAAATCAGTCGAATTTTTGTGGATTAATTCGTTGGGATACGCCTAAAGAAAATGACACTGAAGATTGGCGAGGTCAATTTGCAACATTTATTGCAATGGGAGGTAAAATTTTAGGTAGTAGCTATTCATTTCAATTCATTAATGATGATGGATCATTAAAATAATTTTAATTTAAAACTTGTAATCAGAAAGCTTATTCATGAAACAAAAAATTACAATCCTATTTCTTTTAACAGCCACAGCTTTTGTATCAGCCCAAATCAGTTATAAAGGTTTCATTGATAAATATCCAGTTGAGTTTGTAACCGATATTTACTCAGACGGACAAGGAACTGCAATTTATGCTTATTGTAATTATGATTCTCCGATTGTTTTAAAAGCCAATTTGGCAGGAAAAACATTGGTATTTACTGAACAAGATAAAAGTGGTAAGGAAACTGTAAAACTGAGTTTCGAAAATTACAATGCAGAAAATAATGAGTTAAACGGAATATGGAAAGATTTAAATTCAGGAAAAGAACTTAAAATCAGTTTGGCAAAACAGTTTGATCTGAGCTATAATAATGGCGAAGAAGGAACCGAAAGAGAAATTTTGCAGCCTGTTTCTTTAAAAGACCGGTATTTTAAATTAATCATTTCGAAAGAAGACCCTTCTACAGTTTCTGGAATAAAAATTATCGAAAAAAAGACCGATAAATTAATTCAGAAAGTTGATGTGCAATGCCAGCTTTGGGGATTGTATAATGTAAATGTAGGCGATTATAATTTTGATGGATTTGAAGAATTCTCCGTTTTCGAATCTAGTTATGCAGGTCCAAATACTTCAAGAATATATTTTCTGTACAATCCAAAAACAGGAAAATATTTCGAAAGCGGTTTTAGCGGCACTTCTTTAGAATTTGACAGCAAAACCAAAAGAATTTACGAACATAATCAGTGCTGCGCCGGAAGAAGCGTAGAAAGAGCTGAATATAAAGTTGTCAATAACAAAATGGTCTTAGTAAAAAAGACTTGCTTAGAATATGATGACAAAACACAAGATTACAAAAAGATTAAATGTGATTAATTGTTCTTTTAAATCTATTATCAAATGAAGGTTACTAAGATAATTGCAGTATTTTTTTTGCTTGGAATGTTTTGCTTATACCTAAACTACTTTTCTTCTTTTGTAATGCCTTGGCAAAAAGAAGATGCTATTAAATGCGTTTTAAGTTGGGGACAACTTGAAAATCTACCTGAAAAAGCAGAAATCATTAGTATAGAAAAAAGAGGTTCTATTTTTACACGACAATTTATAATTGAATTTGAAAGTTCTGAATCTGAAATAAAGAAATGGATGCAGCAAAGCAAAGGTTTCGAAAATAATATTCCAGAAATTAGAAAAAACACTAAGGTTTATGAAATTCATCCAAAAAGTTTACAATCTTATGGAGGAAGGGTTGAAATTACTGGAAGTAAAGTTTTAATCAATATGAGTTGGAGTTAATAAATACATTTAAAATGAAACAAATAGTTATCTCAATTTTTGGATCAATTTTAATAATTTCATGTAAACCTAAATCAGAATTTAAGACGATTGATTTCGTGGAATTTGAAATAACGGTTCCACGACAATGGAACGAATTAAAATTCAAAGGAATTGATAGTTATGTTGGTGGCATAATAACGCCAGAAAAAGATTCTTTGATTTTTGACATAGGAAGATATTCTAGCGATATAACTGAAGAAGACTTCGTAATAATTTATGATAAAAGAAGATATAATGAATTGAATGAAAATGAAAAGAAGCTTTTGAAAAAAGAAAACTATTTAATTATCGATTCTATTTCTCAGGAAGTTGATAGAGAAAAATATCGAAGACAGAAATTTGTTGTTGAAAAAGTTGATTGTTTCCAAGCTAAATTCATAACACCTAGAAAAAGTGGCTTAGGTGTAACAGGTATTTACATAGATAGTTTGAGAGGTAATTCTAAGGATTTTACTAAGGTTAGAATGTGTTTTTATGGTTATAATCTAAAACAGAGAACGCAACAACAATTTGTCAATGCCTTGAGAACAATCAAATTTAAAGAATATTGCTATTCAGAGAAATAAGACTATAAAAGAAGATTATGATCCCAACTTCCAAAAGAGTTGGGATTTTTTTTGCATCTAACATTCCACATCTCACATTTCACAAAAAAAGAAAAATTTATATTTCCGCTTTCAAAATTCCCATCCCACAAAAATGAAATTTAGAGCTAAAATTCTATAACAGAAAATGCTGAGTTAATGATGAATTTTGACATAACAGATTTCGACATAGAGAATGTCAAAATGTTAACCATAAAAATTAAAGTCATGCCAGATCCAAGAATTAAAAATGAAGAGCAGTATGAAGCATTGGTAAAAAAAGGATACAGCAAAGAAAAATCGGCTCGTATCGCCAACACGCCAGATGCAGGAAAGAAGGGAGGAAAAGCAAAGCCTTATGACGAATGGACAAAAGATGAACTTTTGAAACAAGCCAGTAAAGTAGGCATAAAAGGAAGATCGTATATGAATAAAAAAGACTTAATCGAATCTTTGAGAAATAACTAAAAATTAATTCAAAACTATTTCTGTGATAAAAAAATAAATACCATGAACGCGGCGAGAAAAGAAAATTTAATGAATCAGCTGATAAAAGCGCCACATCTAGTAATTGAAAAACTAGACTTAGAGTACATTAATGATCATCAGCTGACTATTGTGCGCTGCCGCGAAGGGGAAAATTTTGTTTATAAAAAGAACGGAAAGAACGTAAAAAGCAAAGATGAAATTAAACGCATTAATAGCCTTGTTCTTCCACCGGCTTGGGAAAACGTTCGCATTACAGATGTTACAAACGGACATTTGCAAGCCGTTGGAACCGATCTTAAAAACAGAAAACAGTATCGTTATCATCCAAGATGGAATTTGATTCGGAACCAGACTAAGTTTTATAAAATCGCCGAATTTGGCGCAAAACTTCCATCAATAAGAAAACAAGTCGATCTCGATTTGGAAAAGAAAGAATGGTCCAAAGAGAAAGTAACAGCTCTGGTGATTCGATTAATGGAAGAAACACACATCAGAATCGGGAATGAGAAATATGCCAAAGACAATAAATCGTACGGACTTTCGACTTTAAGAAAGCGCCATATCAATATCAATAAAAATTCGCTTCGATTTGAGTTTATCGGCAAAAAAGGAAAACAGCATACGATTACGACCCGAAACAAACAATTGGTTAAATTGGTCAGCCGCTGTGAAGAAATTCCAGGTTACGAAGTTTTTAAATATTACGATAAGAATGGCGAAAAGAAAGTTTTAGACAGCCATGCCGTAAATGAATATCTGCATAGCATTTCGGGCGAATATTTCAGCGCGAAAGATTTCAGAACCTGGGCAGCATCAATCATTTTCTTTGAAAGTTTAATGGAAATTGGAGTCGCTTCAGACGAAAAAGAAATCAAGCAGAACATCATAACTGCTTTTGATCTCACGGCCGAAGCGCTCGGGAATACGAGAAAGGTCTGCAAAGATTATTACGTTCATCCGCTTCTAATTTCGACTTATGAAGACGGTACTATTCAGAAATATTTTGATAGGGCCAAAAAAAGCCAAAGCGAAAAAAAATATTTTACAAAGTCAGAAATAGCATTTTCGGAATTGATTCAGAATTACGAAATCAATTTAGAAACGCCTTGCTCATAAAAGAGTTACTGCATCTCTCCAAAAGCTTAAAAGTTTGAATTACAGACAAAATCATTATTAACTAAAAAACTATTATTATGTTACGTTGGACAGTCACTTTTATTATTCTAGCCATAGTGGCAGGAATATTTGGTTTTGGCGGAATTGCCGCTGGAGCCGCTAGTATCGCTAAAATTTTATTCTTTATATTTTTAGTTCTATTCGTTATTTCTCTGATAAGCGGAAGATCAACAAGAGTATAAAAATAGCAGTAAATAAAAAATAGATCAAACGGCACATTTATTTCGATAATGTGTCGTTTTGCGGTTGCAATAAATTTAAAAAAA
This genomic interval carries:
- a CDS encoding XAC2610-related protein is translated as MKQKITILFLLTATAFVSAQISYKGFIDKYPVEFVTDIYSDGQGTAIYAYCNYDSPIVLKANLAGKTLVFTEQDKSGKETVKLSFENYNAENNELNGIWKDLNSGKELKISLAKQFDLSYNNGEEGTEREILQPVSLKDRYFKLIISKEDPSTVSGIKIIEKKTDKLIQKVDVQCQLWGLYNVNVGDYNFDGFEEFSVFESSYAGPNTSRIYFLYNPKTGKYFESGFSGTSLEFDSKTKRIYEHNQCCAGRSVERAEYKVVNNKMVLVKKTCLEYDDKTQDYKKIKCD
- a CDS encoding Rho termination factor, producing the protein MPDPRIKNEEQYEALVKKGYSKEKSARIANTPDAGKKGGKAKPYDEWTKDELLKQASKVGIKGRSYMNKKDLIESLRNN
- a CDS encoding DNA topoisomerase IB, with protein sequence MNAARKENLMNQLIKAPHLVIEKLDLEYINDHQLTIVRCREGENFVYKKNGKNVKSKDEIKRINSLVLPPAWENVRITDVTNGHLQAVGTDLKNRKQYRYHPRWNLIRNQTKFYKIAEFGAKLPSIRKQVDLDLEKKEWSKEKVTALVIRLMEETHIRIGNEKYAKDNKSYGLSTLRKRHININKNSLRFEFIGKKGKQHTITTRNKQLVKLVSRCEEIPGYEVFKYYDKNGEKKVLDSHAVNEYLHSISGEYFSAKDFRTWAASIIFFESLMEIGVASDEKEIKQNIITAFDLTAEALGNTRKVCKDYYVHPLLISTYEDGTIQKYFDRAKKSQSEKKYFTKSEIAFSELIQNYEINLETPCS
- a CDS encoding DUF1328 domain-containing protein — encoded protein: MLRWTVTFIILAIVAGIFGFGGIAAGAASIAKILFFIFLVLFVISLISGRSTRV